In the genome of Pseudobdellovibrionaceae bacterium, one region contains:
- a CDS encoding site-specific integrase encodes MGIKKVFENGKAKYEVIVKIRDKSGKQVTRKKKWFFSEAAAKKAELEFRMELEGYRTKVTWEKWIERVLEKYRIEYRASTYWNYKHCLNKWFNPLWNKKFVDEIKPSDVHSAVFEGAASCSSYTQRGLLKIVKRVFNLAIEEGIIVRNPAVGIRVRCAEANQAVLNKNEIEILLKEAKRTEHRFFPHWTLAILTGMRSGELFSLRWTDVDFVTGKISISKAWTRYNGEGPTKTAKARICPISNECRRFLEELKLKTARDSEFVLPRLWEWQQGDQAKILKNFCEEIGITPIKFHDLRATFITQMLNNGVPLSKVMAIVGHSSLKTTQGYLRLSGKDVEGATEGLNISIPSKEERLGNVLELRRG; translated from the coding sequence ATGGGAATTAAGAAAGTTTTTGAAAACGGTAAGGCAAAGTACGAAGTCATAGTAAAAATTAGAGACAAGTCTGGCAAGCAAGTAACGCGAAAGAAAAAATGGTTCTTTAGCGAAGCTGCGGCCAAAAAAGCAGAGCTTGAGTTTCGTATGGAACTTGAAGGCTACAGAACCAAAGTGACATGGGAAAAGTGGATCGAGAGAGTTCTTGAAAAGTACAGAATCGAGTACAGAGCTTCAACTTACTGGAACTACAAGCACTGCCTTAACAAGTGGTTTAACCCTTTGTGGAACAAAAAGTTTGTGGATGAAATAAAACCAAGCGATGTTCACAGTGCGGTTTTTGAGGGAGCAGCAAGTTGCTCTAGCTACACTCAAAGGGGTCTTTTAAAAATCGTAAAACGAGTTTTTAACCTCGCCATTGAAGAAGGCATCATTGTTCGCAATCCTGCTGTAGGAATTAGAGTCAGGTGTGCTGAGGCCAATCAAGCAGTTCTTAATAAAAATGAAATTGAGATTCTGCTAAAAGAAGCCAAACGCACAGAGCATAGATTCTTCCCCCACTGGACGCTTGCAATCCTTACGGGAATGCGCTCAGGTGAACTTTTTAGCTTACGCTGGACAGACGTTGATTTTGTCACTGGGAAGATTTCTATAAGTAAGGCTTGGACCCGCTACAACGGGGAAGGTCCGACAAAGACCGCGAAAGCCAGGATTTGTCCAATTTCAAATGAGTGCCGTAGATTCCTTGAGGAGTTAAAACTTAAAACGGCCAGAGATTCTGAGTTTGTACTTCCCCGTTTGTGGGAATGGCAACAGGGAGATCAGGCTAAGATTTTAAAAAACTTCTGTGAGGAGATCGGCATAACACCCATCAAGTTTCACGACTTAAGGGCTACGTTTATTACGCAAATGCTAAATAACGGAGTTCCCCTTTCTAAAGTCATGGCGATTGTGGGCCACTCTTCTTTAAAGACCACTCAAGGATACTTACGCCTATCGGGTAAGGATGTCGAGGGGGCAACGGAAGGATTGAACATTTCAATTCCGAGCAAAGAAGAAAGGCTTGGAAACGTCCTAGAACTCAGGAGAGGATAA
- a CDS encoding DUF1365 domain-containing protein — MESLSFEIEIAEGWVSHARKNKNDLNFKYNIFNLIIPVDDINKDVLRFNKIPYMKIKSKDYLDGQSIPFKNAIHDFLNDKLNYTCEKVLLQTMPRMFGYGFNPISFWYCYKNNELDAVLSEVNNTFGERHFYFVLLEKKDDFHTLKKSFHVSPFFKVEGYYDFKFDISEKKNVVTINYFKEEKSLLLSTKIHLEKKKLKNTSALKLIYKYKWMTFMVVARIHYLAIKLWIKKIPFIKKPEPPAKDVTHESQNKFKN; from the coding sequence ATGGAAAGTCTAAGCTTTGAGATAGAAATTGCAGAGGGGTGGGTTTCCCATGCTCGAAAAAATAAAAACGATTTAAACTTTAAGTATAATATTTTTAACTTAATCATTCCTGTGGATGATATAAACAAAGATGTTCTAAGGTTTAATAAGATTCCTTATATGAAAATTAAATCCAAAGACTATTTAGATGGGCAATCTATTCCTTTTAAAAATGCTATACATGATTTTTTAAACGATAAACTAAATTACACTTGCGAAAAAGTTTTGCTACAAACAATGCCTAGAATGTTTGGCTATGGTTTTAACCCCATTAGTTTTTGGTACTGTTACAAAAACAATGAGCTTGATGCCGTTTTATCTGAAGTTAATAATACTTTTGGTGAAAGACATTTCTATTTTGTATTGCTTGAAAAAAAAGATGATTTCCATACTTTAAAAAAGTCATTTCATGTTTCGCCTTTTTTTAAGGTAGAAGGGTATTATGACTTCAAGTTCGATATTAGTGAGAAAAAGAATGTAGTTACAATTAACTACTTTAAAGAAGAAAAATCATTACTATTGTCTACAAAAATACATCTTGAAAAAAAGAAATTAAAAAACACTTCGGCTCTTAAGCTTATATACAAATATAAGTGGATGACCTTTATGGTAGTCGCTAGAATCCACTACCTTGCTATAAAGTTATGGATAAAAAAGATACCTTTTATAAAAAAACCTGAACCCCCTGCCAAGGATGTTACTCATGAGTCACAAAACAAGTTTAAAAACTAA
- a CDS encoding nucleotidyl transferase AbiEii/AbiGii toxin family protein gives MIEQQFIAGWRSQAPWPESHQVEQDLVLSKAIVQIFSDPLLKTTFAFRGGTALQKLVFDKPNRYSEDIDLVQVESGPVGKALDALRSLLDPWLGKPRIDRKEARVTLSYKFKSEVEPVLPMRLKVEINTDENFMLLPSKRKTFQMQSAWFQGQADVLIYETEELLGTKLRALYQRKKGRDLYDMCMALQHIEGIDCTKIVECFHGYMKHQNLSVSRAQFESNLHGKLNDLTFTEDILPLLSKSAPKFDPVAEAEIIKSKLITLLPGEPWKGQKS, from the coding sequence ATGATTGAACAACAATTTATCGCTGGATGGCGATCTCAAGCTCCATGGCCCGAATCTCATCAAGTTGAGCAAGACCTTGTTTTAAGTAAAGCTATTGTGCAGATTTTTTCTGATCCACTTCTAAAAACCACTTTTGCATTTCGTGGAGGAACGGCTTTACAAAAACTTGTCTTCGATAAACCCAATAGATACTCAGAAGATATTGATCTTGTACAAGTAGAAAGTGGCCCTGTTGGAAAGGCTCTTGATGCCCTTAGAAGTTTACTTGACCCTTGGCTTGGAAAGCCCCGCATTGACCGCAAAGAAGCACGCGTGACTTTAAGCTACAAGTTTAAGTCCGAAGTTGAACCTGTATTACCAATGCGTCTTAAAGTTGAAATCAACACAGATGAAAACTTCATGCTACTACCCTCAAAAAGAAAAACCTTCCAAATGCAAAGCGCATGGTTTCAAGGGCAAGCCGATGTATTGATTTACGAAACCGAAGAGCTTTTAGGAACAAAACTACGCGCACTCTATCAAAGAAAAAAGGGACGCGATCTTTACGATATGTGTATGGCTTTGCAGCATATTGAGGGAATTGATTGTACAAAAATTGTTGAGTGCTTTCATGGTTACATGAAACATCAAAACTTGAGTGTGTCTCGCGCTCAGTTTGAGTCTAACTTGCATGGTAAATTGAATGATTTAACTTTTACGGAAGACATATTACCTCTTCTCTCTAAAAGTGCACCAAAGTTTGATCCTGTAGCTGAGGCTGAAATTATAAAATCAAAGCTTATTACACTCCTTCCTGGCGAGCCATGGAAAGGACAAAAAAGTTGA
- a CDS encoding site-specific DNA-methyltransferase: MLERLLNKESHRSTRLALSEVRDSVTHKQKINNWTHNLYKYPACFPPSFPKAVINSFSKIDDWILDPFVGGGTCAVEAMVARRNFVGTDINELAVFSAELKTTLISKGEASKLLEWASALFLNDQEPEYRAGDEIYFTNIPKIIELSTRKISSAIRVLPTNKLRNFAKGALLRLGQLEVEQRLLVKTIRQAEEIYKQTLSSQIDMSFQLYLEFNSNPVDFIPSTHIRLESASEPNVTNEWKTSRKPFSLVVTSPPYPERHILYNKWQVNGRLETRLPYWIIDSNQIESEPFYTMGSRDGVASLEIYITNMMLAFENLNKVMEKNGVFVQVLAFNNLKDQLPLYLSALNETGFEEIRNIDTSSPDGRLWREVPNRKWFNRTASSDKCKEVVLFHRKKRSI; the protein is encoded by the coding sequence ATGCTAGAAAGATTACTTAATAAAGAATCACATCGTAGTACTAGGTTGGCACTATCTGAAGTGAGAGATAGTGTTACTCATAAACAAAAAATTAATAACTGGACTCATAATTTATATAAATATCCTGCTTGCTTCCCTCCAAGCTTTCCGAAAGCAGTTATAAATAGTTTTTCAAAAATAGATGATTGGATACTTGATCCCTTTGTCGGTGGGGGGACTTGCGCGGTAGAGGCCATGGTCGCAAGACGTAACTTTGTTGGAACTGACATCAATGAATTAGCTGTGTTTTCAGCAGAACTAAAAACAACTCTTATTTCAAAAGGGGAGGCGAGTAAGCTTTTAGAATGGGCTTCAGCTCTTTTCCTTAATGATCAAGAGCCTGAGTATAGAGCTGGTGATGAGATTTATTTTACCAACATTCCAAAAATTATTGAGCTTTCTACTCGAAAGATATCTTCAGCTATTAGAGTACTACCAACAAACAAGCTAAGAAATTTCGCAAAGGGAGCTCTGTTAAGGCTTGGGCAACTGGAAGTGGAACAAAGGCTGTTGGTGAAAACAATTAGACAGGCAGAGGAGATTTACAAACAAACATTAAGCTCTCAAATTGATATGTCTTTTCAGCTTTATCTTGAATTTAACTCAAATCCTGTAGACTTTATCCCATCTACACATATTCGGCTGGAAAGCGCATCTGAACCAAATGTCACTAATGAGTGGAAAACTTCGAGAAAGCCATTTAGCCTGGTTGTAACGTCCCCTCCTTATCCTGAAAGACATATTCTTTATAATAAGTGGCAGGTAAATGGAAGATTAGAGACAAGACTCCCATATTGGATAATTGATAGTAATCAGATTGAAAGTGAGCCATTTTATACCATGGGATCAAGGGATGGCGTTGCTAGTTTGGAAATCTATATCACAAACATGATGTTAGCATTTGAAAACCTTAACAAGGTTATGGAAAAGAATGGTGTATTTGTTCAGGTTCTTGCCTTCAATAATTTAAAAGACCAATTACCGTTGTACCTTTCGGCTTTGAATGAAACAGGATTTGAGGAAATTCGTAATATAGATACGTCTAGTCCTGACGGCCGCTTATGGAGAGAGGTTCCAAATAGAAAATGGTTTAATAGAACTGCATCCTCTGACAAGTGCAAAGAGGTTGTTCTTTTTCATAGAAAGAAGCGATCTATTTGA
- a CDS encoding DNA photolyase family protein — protein sequence MSQKYGLHWFRRDLRVAGNLSLRAQIKKHQGKVLGVFCFDKKFLSRKDFSFSRFQFFLHTLQELKKELNDLGGDLLVLDEGPDGAFVKIMNALKESAWGLPQNISWNRDYEPFAIQRDLRIKDLISSYEVEVHTYRDHLLIEPFELEKDQGQGYQVFTPFSKKWLSILNTDEIQKRISEQEAGIRYLEKRIKGHKKAVFSFMWQDVLNIEWVHQDILAEYILSNANNVTIEIPEAGSLVAYKAAKAFVSKINDYNKNRDFPNLSATSRLSIYLKNGSITVPQLIYIFGLQKGYIKKEKGSDVYLSELIWREFYYHILYRNPYVETKAFIPKYQNIVWGNDKKLFEAWKSGLTGFPIVDAGMRELNTTGFMHNRVRMIVASFLVKDLLIDWRWGEKYFMQQLLDGDLSANNGGWQWAASTGCDPQPYFRIFNPWLQSKKFDPEGIYIKQFVPELKKIPASQLHEPVDHETYPKPIVDHKSQKDKALSLYKKI from the coding sequence ATGTCGCAAAAATATGGTTTGCATTGGTTTAGAAGAGACTTACGTGTTGCAGGTAATTTAAGCTTGCGAGCACAAATAAAAAAACACCAAGGAAAAGTGCTTGGTGTTTTTTGTTTTGATAAAAAGTTTCTTTCTAGAAAAGACTTTTCTTTTTCGCGATTTCAGTTTTTCTTACACACTCTTCAAGAGTTAAAAAAAGAACTTAATGATTTGGGTGGGGACTTGCTGGTCTTGGATGAGGGTCCGGATGGAGCTTTTGTTAAAATCATGAATGCTTTAAAAGAAAGTGCATGGGGATTGCCGCAGAACATCTCATGGAATAGGGACTATGAGCCCTTTGCCATACAAAGAGATTTGCGTATTAAGGATCTGATATCTTCATATGAGGTCGAGGTTCATACTTATAGAGATCATTTGCTGATTGAACCATTTGAGTTGGAAAAAGATCAAGGGCAAGGTTATCAAGTCTTTACCCCGTTTTCAAAAAAATGGTTAAGTATATTAAACACAGACGAAATACAAAAAAGAATTTCAGAGCAAGAAGCGGGAATACGTTATTTAGAAAAACGTATTAAAGGTCATAAAAAAGCAGTTTTTAGTTTTATGTGGCAAGATGTATTGAATATTGAGTGGGTTCATCAAGATATTTTAGCTGAGTATATACTAAGTAACGCCAATAATGTGACAATTGAAATTCCTGAAGCAGGTTCTTTGGTTGCATATAAGGCGGCCAAAGCTTTTGTCAGCAAAATAAATGATTATAATAAAAATAGGGATTTCCCTAATTTGAGTGCTACATCTAGGCTGTCTATTTATTTGAAAAATGGGTCCATCACTGTTCCTCAGTTGATTTATATTTTTGGGTTACAAAAAGGCTATATTAAAAAAGAAAAAGGGTCGGATGTTTACCTAAGTGAATTAATATGGCGTGAATTTTACTATCATATTTTGTATAGAAACCCTTACGTTGAAACCAAAGCCTTTATACCAAAATATCAGAATATTGTTTGGGGTAATGACAAAAAGCTTTTTGAAGCATGGAAATCTGGGCTGACGGGGTTTCCAATTGTGGATGCGGGTATGAGAGAGCTAAATACCACTGGATTTATGCACAATCGTGTACGAATGATTGTGGCTTCGTTTTTGGTTAAAGATTTACTGATTGATTGGCGCTGGGGTGAGAAATACTTTATGCAGCAGCTATTAGATGGAGATCTTTCGGCTAATAACGGAGGGTGGCAGTGGGCCGCCTCCACGGGGTGTGATCCGCAACCTTATTTTAGAATTTTTAATCCATGGTTACAAAGCAAGAAATTTGATCCTGAAGGCATTTATATTAAGCAATTTGTGCCTGAGCTTAAAAAAATACCGGCTTCACAATTACATGAGCCGGTAGATCATGAGACTTATCCTAAACCTATTGTTGATCACAAATCACAAAAAGATAAGGCGTTGTCATTATATAAAAAAATTTAA
- a CDS encoding thermonuclease family protein, with protein MSKNMKTNLYILVFLFLSGCASLPQTKLDSTSSQECLHSETSFNCVKVVEVYDGDSIFIDLPDQHPLFGKRMGVRILGIDTPELRTKDSCEKKKGIEAKDFLTKILASAKRIDIVDVQKDKFFRILGTVKADGLSVADELIKQRFAYPYFGEKKVKRNWCK; from the coding sequence TTGAGTAAAAACATGAAGACAAATCTTTATATTTTAGTTTTCTTATTCTTATCGGGCTGTGCATCTTTACCTCAGACAAAGCTTGATTCAACATCAAGCCAAGAGTGTCTTCATTCTGAAACATCTTTTAATTGCGTGAAGGTTGTTGAAGTTTACGATGGAGACAGCATCTTTATTGACCTACCTGACCAACATCCTCTTTTTGGAAAAAGAATGGGTGTGCGTATTCTGGGAATTGATACGCCTGAATTAAGAACGAAAGACTCTTGTGAAAAGAAAAAAGGAATCGAAGCAAAAGATTTTTTAACCAAAATTCTTGCTTCAGCTAAACGCATCGACATTGTTGATGTTCAAAAAGATAAATTTTTTAGAATCCTTGGTACGGTAAAGGCTGATGGCCTGTCAGTTGCTGATGAGTTAATAAAACAAAGATTTGCCTACCCCTACTTTGGAGAAAAGAAAGTTAAGAGAAATTGGTGTAAGTAA
- a CDS encoding type IV toxin-antitoxin system AbiEi family antitoxin: MSMKTTGNKPIYLIDYAESLQRKGRYFFSKQEAMDALGISSSAFGKAANRLSQSTKIMRVKNNFYAVVPPEYRDSKGLPPTFFIDHLMKFIGQPYYVGVLSAAALHGAAHQSPQELQVVTTKRLLNLEHQNSRVRFLNKKRMENTFVETKKTPMGSLRVSTPEATALDLLRYVRFAGHLDNVATVLIELSEVMQARKLMEAAKADNELSYAQRLGYLLDRFVSTKLTEPLHTWLSKQNPSPVFLRADQRKGVTERDNKWQVMVNTEVDPDL; encoded by the coding sequence ATGAGCATGAAAACAACGGGAAATAAACCCATCTATTTGATCGACTATGCTGAGTCCCTACAAAGGAAAGGTCGCTACTTCTTTTCCAAACAAGAAGCTATGGATGCTCTTGGCATTTCCTCTTCAGCGTTTGGTAAGGCTGCAAATCGTCTGAGCCAAAGCACTAAGATCATGCGCGTGAAGAATAACTTTTATGCCGTCGTACCTCCTGAATATCGAGACTCTAAGGGACTACCACCTACCTTCTTCATAGACCATCTGATGAAATTTATTGGGCAACCTTACTATGTCGGAGTGCTGTCAGCCGCAGCCCTACACGGAGCCGCACATCAGTCTCCACAAGAACTTCAAGTTGTTACAACAAAGCGACTTTTAAACCTAGAACATCAAAATTCGCGTGTACGTTTCTTAAATAAGAAACGTATGGAAAACACTTTTGTAGAAACTAAAAAAACTCCTATGGGAAGTTTACGAGTTTCCACACCAGAAGCTACAGCCCTTGATTTACTTCGCTATGTTCGCTTTGCAGGTCATCTTGATAATGTAGCTACTGTGTTGATTGAGCTATCCGAAGTTATGCAAGCTAGAAAGCTAATGGAAGCCGCTAAAGCTGATAATGAGCTTTCCTATGCTCAACGCCTCGGCTACCTATTAGATCGTTTTGTTTCTACAAAACTTACTGAGCCATTACATACATGGCTTTCTAAACAGAATCCAAGCCCTGTTTTTCTTCGTGCCGATCAACGTAAAGGTGTTACTGAGCGCGACAACAAATGGCAGGTCATGGTTAATACGGAGGTTGATCCAGATTTATGA